The following DNA comes from Syngnathoides biaculeatus isolate LvHL_M chromosome 18, ASM1980259v1, whole genome shotgun sequence.
GCTTGCCGAGGATAATCCTGTTTTGGACTTTTGGTACAGTTTTGAAATAAAGCATTAAATAAACCCATAATGTTTAATTGCATTATTCTTTTGAATGTGTTTTAAGAGTATCAGGGATTACATCTGCATATGAATGAACAAAACTCTTGAGCATACAGACCACCaacagcaccattttttttttttttgcagtcatggGGACCTGCCAAGGCCTCGTCGTCCACCAGGTGTCACCACCAGTTTCTGGGCCCGTCAAAGCAGTCCTACGTTCCGGGTCAGGTTTTAGGCTTTGTTACTTTGGTTATTGTGTAGTTATGGGTCAGTGAAGTACTGAAGCTTTGACAAATTGTGCAGAAAAGATGGGAAGACTCAAGACTTCGAGCGATGGCAACATTTAGGAGACAACATAAGCCATAGCAAGCTCAAGACCAAGTCTGAAGCCCTGGCAGGTTCCCCATGAAAGGTTAGGAAAGTCTGGTCATTcgtaccccaaaaaaatagtcAGGACAAAAATAGTCTGATACTCAACGAAATTCAAATACTTCCTACTTTGCAAAATGTGTCATTCAgaattctctttaaaaaaaaaaaaaaaaaaaattgagtcagTCCAACAGGAACCTGATGCAAGactcaaattttgaaaattggacCACAGCGGATAAGGATTTTCCTACCTGAGCAGTTCCACTAACGTGCTGCAGATTAAAATTCAGTTAAACAGTAATTGggtgtttttaaaaagataagACAGAAGATGTGGCTAAGATTGAAAAGAtgatttttattcaattaaaaaaataatccaggTACAGAAAAgctcctctaaaaaaaaaaaaaaaaaaaaaagccaacaggCCAAGTCCAGAGTAAAGTCGTCTCGGCGGTCAAACGTAAGCGCCCCCGGCGGAAGCAGAACGCGACGCAGAGTACTTGACGGCGTAGCGGCCCTCCTTGCGGGCGGCGCACCCGCAGCAGATCAGCGCCCCCCCGATCAGCAGCAGTCCGGCGGCGCCCCATCCGACGAACAGCGCGGCGCCCAGTTCTCTCCGCTGAGCGTCGCCCAGCGTCGGGTTGTAGAAGTCGCGGATGACGGCGTGGGCCGACCACGACACGGGGACGAGGACCAGCACGCCCCCCGCCAGCAGCAGcacgcccgccgccgccgccagccGAGCCTTGGCCGCCTCGCCCTCCACGCAGGTGGTGCACTTGCCCCCCGCGCCCGCCACCAGCAGACCCAGCAGGACCAGGAGGATGGCGACGACCAGCAGGGCGCGCGCCGCCTGCAGGTCGCGGGGCAGCGCCAGCATGGAGTCGTACACCTTGCACTGCATCTGGCCCGTGCTCTGCTTCACGCAGTTCATCCACAGACCCTCCCAGAACACCTGCGCCGTCACGATGTTGCTGCCCACGAACGCCGACACCTTCCACATGGGAAGCGCGCACGCCGTCACGGCGCCCAGGAAGCCCACCGCGGACAGGAACACGGCCAACAGCTGCAAGCCCGCGGACGCCATCTCGGTCTCAGTTCGCCAGGACCGCCCGAGTCTCTGCTAATTAAGCCGCCGACGGGCTCGAGCTGAGCGGCTGATTGGCTGTCCAATTGGCTGAGTGGAGACCGGAAACACCTGCGTCGAGGAACGAGGGGGCAAAATCCTCACAACAGGAGCCAGAAACGGACTCCAAAAAACGTCTGAATCCAAACTCAAAGGGCAACTCGAGTCACTTGTGACCTgcgtttcaaaatattttgttttttggattgCCGGACAATGGAGCTCGATCAAATTCCATCCGTTgtcatagctgcttatcctcacgagggtcgcggggagtgcgcagcctatcccagctgttaatgggctggaggcggggaacacccagaactggtcgccggccaatgcagggcacatcgagacaaacgggcgCACTACTGCTTTTGGTGAATGACTCGATCACCAAtcccaactctctctctctctctctctctctctctctatctatctcgcTCCCTCACtccctcgctctctttctctctctctccctctctctcttcatccattttcttcgccgcttatcctcacaagggtcgcagggagtgccgaagcctatcccagctgtcgacggccaggtggcggggtacacccggaactgttCTAGTTCAACGTGAGTCCTCCTATTTTCTTCCTTTCACCATTGTTCGTGTTTCCTTGCGACCGCTCTTTGTATTTCCCCATTGATCCCTTTTAGATTATGTTCAATATTCAATAAAAATTCCATTCCTGGTTGTGTTTTCACCCAGAACTCGTACGTCATCAAATGTAGTAAGATTAAATTATGAGACTGATTTCGGGTTTGTTGATTTTATACATGACTTGGTGCCTCTTTGCGAGACAGGAAGTGAACGCGGGCGTACACCTTCCCTTTGCATCTTTTTGCaaattaattccatttttatCCAAACCAATTTTCGCTTCAAGGCATCTGCCGTGCAGTGGAATGGCTCATTCGCGCATCTGCctcgcacagttctgaggagcgggattcaaatcccggccccgcctgtgcggactATGCGTGTTCccccccgggcctgcgtgggtcttcgccggttttcctcccgcatccccaaaacacgcaacattaattggacgctctaaattgcccataggtgtcacGAGGAAGAATGGACCACggccgagaggggcgtggcctcatctctgacacctgtcaacgGTCACAGCTGGTccgcatgaggcactgtgatcaGTATTGAAGTcggagttttgtcactgccaTTTGCCAGCTCGTTcccttgagttagtgagttgcgttcacttccagcaggaatctccaccaccgagagaaaTTGTAGCGTGAGCTGTCCCCGTCACAGCGATTCCGTGCCGCCATAGTTTCCTCCCGTCTTAGTTCCTGTTTCCAAATTTGCCTCCCAGTGATTAGAcctcgcttcatgtttttgtcgtgcctccgccttctcggactgcttacaccgtgtatgacccttTTCCTTAAATACGCCacacctaacatcatgccctcgtctcggagtcctgcatttgggtccagccctgcaCCGTTGGGTCGTGACAatcaatgtgattgtgagtgcgaccggtgtctgtctctctctgccctgggattggctgccaaccagttcagggcctccttcccgatgacagccggggtcgggctccagcacgccccgcgctcctcgtgaggataagcaactcagaagaTCAACTCAGCCTGATCGCAGCGACTCTCTCCTGGAACGGGGTCAGTTGGGAGAGGGTTCGGGTGTACAGTTTGTGCTTTTAACTTTCTTTGGTGCAAAATGTGTCCTCTTATTCTTCTCTTCGTCCTACACGTTTATTTTTTGACCGACACACACTCAGACAATGAAAGGAGGCTTAAGAGGCAGCGG
Coding sequences within:
- the LOC133492289 gene encoding claudin-like protein ZF-A89 — protein: MVSAGFQILGAALGLIGWIGAIVVCALPMWRVTAFIGSNIVTSQTVWEGIWMSCVVQSTGQMQCKVYDSLLALSSDLQAARALVVIAIVVGILGILLSVAGGKCTNCVQDPASKAKVGVAAGAVFIAAGVLLLIPVCWSAHNVVRDFYNPLVVSAQKRELGAMASAGLQLLAVFLSAVGFLGAVTACALPMWKVSAFVGSNIVTAQVFWEGLWMNCVKQSTGQMQCKVYDSMLALPRDLQAARALLVVAILLVLLGLLVAGAGGKCTTCVEGEAAKARLAAAAGVLLLAGGVLVLVPVSWSAHAVIRDFYNPTLGDAQRRELGAALFVGWGAAGLLLIGGALICCGCAARKEGRYAVKYSASRSASAGGAYV